The Streptomyces sp. CC0208 genome window below encodes:
- a CDS encoding phenolic acid decarboxylase, whose protein sequence is MTDHGTTGNGAFRTTVEQPVPPQDLSKIVGHRFIYTYANGWQYEMYVKNDHTIDYRIHSGMVGGRWVKDQRVDLVQLDDDNFKVSWNEPTGTSVAVDVMPGKRRLHGVIFFPHWVEEHGERTVCFQNDHLDDMRRYRDQGPTYPIYVVPEFAKITFFEYVGTDDDSVISVAPGDLPAGWSDRTN, encoded by the coding sequence ATGACAGACCACGGCACCACCGGCAACGGTGCCTTCCGGACCACCGTCGAGCAGCCCGTCCCCCCGCAGGACCTGTCCAAGATCGTCGGCCACCGCTTCATCTACACCTACGCCAACGGCTGGCAGTACGAGATGTACGTGAAGAACGACCACACGATCGACTACCGGATCCACTCCGGGATGGTCGGCGGCCGCTGGGTCAAGGACCAGCGGGTCGACCTCGTCCAGTTGGACGACGACAACTTCAAGGTCTCCTGGAACGAGCCCACCGGCACTTCCGTCGCGGTCGACGTCATGCCCGGCAAGCGGCGACTGCACGGTGTGATCTTCTTCCCGCACTGGGTCGAGGAGCACGGGGAGCGCACCGTCTGCTTCCAGAACGACCACCTGGACGACATGCGCCGCTACCGCGACCAAGGGCCCACCTACCCGATCTACGTCGTCCCCGAGTTCGCGAAGATCACCTTCTTCGAGTACGTCGGCACCGACGACGACTCCGTCATCTCCGTCGCCCCCGGCGACCTCCCGGCCGGCTGGTCCGACCGCACCAACTGA
- a CDS encoding anti-sigma factor: MTAEEDPHQPVGAYVLHALPPNEEAAFERHLDGCPACRREVAQLAEAAARLAPTPAEDTAVPADLLVRVLDDISRTPQEHAPTGPPPGRRKRRLTSWALAASLAAAATFGGIAAWQAVQTDDARDQATALRNGNNALTSVLTAPDATLHTTRLADGGSATVIVSRAADRAAFVAADLPALTGDKVYELWYAAPSGDLRPACLLPRTGDRSALVLDRPLGRTVAVGITVEPAGGSRRPTTEPLAIIPVGS; this comes from the coding sequence ATGACAGCCGAGGAAGACCCGCACCAGCCGGTCGGCGCCTACGTCCTGCACGCTCTCCCCCCGAACGAGGAAGCCGCCTTCGAACGGCACCTCGACGGCTGCCCTGCCTGCCGGCGCGAAGTGGCCCAACTCGCCGAAGCAGCAGCCCGCCTCGCGCCCACCCCCGCCGAGGACACTGCCGTACCGGCCGACCTCCTCGTCCGCGTCCTGGACGACATCAGCCGGACCCCGCAGGAACACGCACCCACCGGCCCGCCGCCCGGCCGACGTAAGAGGCGCCTCACGTCCTGGGCCCTGGCCGCGAGCCTCGCAGCCGCTGCCACGTTCGGCGGGATCGCCGCCTGGCAGGCCGTCCAGACCGACGACGCCCGCGACCAGGCCACCGCACTGCGGAACGGGAACAACGCACTGACCAGCGTGCTGACCGCGCCGGACGCCACCCTGCACACCACGAGGCTGGCCGACGGCGGCTCCGCCACGGTCATCGTCTCGCGCGCCGCCGACCGGGCCGCCTTCGTAGCCGCGGACCTGCCCGCTCTCACCGGCGACAAGGTCTACGAACTCTGGTACGCGGCCCCCTCGGGCGACCTCCGCCCAGCATGCCTCCTGCCGCGAACCGGAGACCGCTCCGCCCTCGTTCTGGACCGACCGCTCGGCCGGACGGTGGCCGTCGGCATCACGGTCGAACCAGCCGGCGGATCCCGCCGCCCCACCACCGAACCCCTCGCCATCATCCCCGTCGGCTCCTAG
- a CDS encoding nitroreductase/quinone reductase family protein — protein sequence MSRDAERKYRTARAVQRLLNPVMRRLPLQTLLETTGRTSGLPRSTPVGGKRVGGSFWLVSEFGERSQYVRNIKADPRVRVRIRGRWHTGTAHLMPDDDTAVRLRSLPLMNSAAVRAIGAGQLTVRVDLDQ from the coding sequence ATGTCCCGCGACGCCGAGCGCAAGTACCGCACCGCCAGGGCCGTTCAGCGCCTGCTCAACCCCGTCATGCGGCGGCTGCCGCTGCAGACCCTCCTGGAGACCACCGGCCGCACCTCGGGCCTGCCCCGCAGTACCCCGGTGGGCGGCAAACGGGTCGGCGGGTCCTTCTGGCTGGTCTCCGAGTTCGGCGAGCGGTCGCAGTACGTCCGCAACATCAAGGCCGATCCGCGGGTGCGGGTGCGCATCCGGGGGCGGTGGCACACCGGGACCGCCCATCTCATGCCGGACGACGACACCGCCGTACGGCTGCGCTCGCTGCCCCTGATGAACAGCGCGGCGGTACGGGCCATAGGGGCAGGGCAGTTGACCGTGCGGGTGGATCTGGACCAGTGA
- a CDS encoding endonuclease/exonuclease/phosphatase family protein gives MRVVTWNLWWRFGPWEARQKAILAALRELRPDVVGLQEVWSAGSENLAEWLAGELGLHWAWAASPASERWQRRIGDPGVEVGNAVLSRWPVIDRAVLRLPAPEDLDDGRLAFHTRLAGPSYDIPFFTTHLTSAPTASAIRCQQVTALAEFVATHRSGTDFPPVITGDFNAWPDSDEIRLFGGYKTAPAAPGQLFLDAWEYANPTAPSATWDPANPYVRMSPPARIDYIHVGLAGPAGLGHVLKVRRAGDGPVDGVWPSDHLAVVADLADGSE, from the coding sequence ATGCGCGTGGTGACCTGGAACCTGTGGTGGCGCTTCGGCCCGTGGGAGGCACGCCAGAAGGCGATCCTCGCGGCGCTGCGGGAGCTGCGGCCGGATGTGGTGGGCCTGCAGGAGGTGTGGTCGGCCGGCTCCGAGAACCTCGCGGAGTGGCTGGCCGGTGAACTCGGCCTGCACTGGGCGTGGGCCGCCTCGCCCGCCTCGGAACGCTGGCAGCGGCGGATCGGCGACCCGGGCGTGGAGGTCGGCAACGCGGTACTGAGCCGCTGGCCGGTGATCGACCGGGCCGTCCTGCGGCTGCCGGCCCCCGAGGACCTGGACGACGGCCGCCTCGCCTTCCACACCAGGCTCGCGGGACCGTCGTACGACATCCCCTTCTTCACGACCCACCTCACCTCGGCCCCCACCGCGTCGGCGATCCGCTGCCAACAGGTCACGGCGCTGGCGGAGTTCGTAGCGACGCACAGGTCGGGCACCGACTTCCCGCCCGTCATCACCGGCGACTTCAACGCCTGGCCCGACTCCGACGAGATCCGCCTCTTCGGCGGCTACAAAACGGCTCCGGCGGCTCCCGGCCAACTCTTCCTGGACGCCTGGGAGTACGCGAACCCGACGGCCCCCTCCGCGACCTGGGACCCGGCGAACCCGTACGTCCGCATGTCCCCACCGGCCCGCATCGACTACATCCACGTGGGCCTGGCGGGACCTGCGGGGTTGGGCCACGTCCTGAAGGTCCGGCGCGCGGGGGACGGTCCGGTGGACGGGGTGTGGCCGTCGGATCACCTGGCGGTGGTGGCGGACCTGGCGGACGGGTCAGAGTGA
- a CDS encoding helix-turn-helix transcriptional regulator — protein sequence MDRALLADFLRARREVLQPEDVGLPRGPRRRTGGLRREEVAALAGMSVDYYSRIEQQRGPMPSEQVLAGIARALHLSLSECDHLFDLAGHSAPRRQLREDHVSPTMMRIVERLADTPALVMSRFNETLLQNQPAVALLGDYTRFSGMSRYLVYRWFTDPAQRALYPAEDHELRGRVFTSEIRAAYTADPEGTAGEIVAALLEVSPEFAEVWRLHEVDVTHHNDLKRYRHPELGELELYCQRLVDPDQAQELLVFSATPGSPSHEKLQLLSAVRN from the coding sequence ATGGACCGGGCGTTGCTGGCCGACTTCCTCCGAGCACGCCGGGAAGTGCTGCAACCGGAGGACGTCGGGCTTCCCCGTGGTCCGCGGCGTCGTACCGGTGGGCTGCGGCGCGAGGAGGTCGCCGCACTGGCCGGGATGTCGGTCGACTACTACAGCCGGATCGAGCAGCAGCGCGGCCCGATGCCGTCCGAGCAGGTGCTCGCCGGAATCGCCCGCGCACTGCACCTCAGCCTGAGCGAGTGCGACCACCTCTTCGACCTCGCCGGACACTCGGCGCCGCGACGGCAGTTGCGCGAGGACCACGTCAGCCCCACCATGATGCGCATCGTCGAACGCCTCGCGGACACACCGGCATTGGTGATGTCCCGGTTCAACGAGACGCTGCTGCAGAATCAGCCGGCGGTCGCCCTGCTCGGCGACTACACCCGCTTCAGCGGAATGTCCCGCTACCTGGTCTACCGCTGGTTCACCGACCCGGCGCAACGCGCGCTCTACCCCGCCGAGGACCACGAACTGCGCGGCAGGGTCTTCACGTCGGAGATCCGGGCCGCGTACACGGCGGACCCCGAGGGAACGGCCGGTGAGATCGTCGCCGCGTTGCTGGAGGTCAGCCCGGAATTCGCCGAGGTCTGGCGGCTGCACGAGGTGGACGTCACCCACCACAACGACCTCAAGCGCTACCGCCACCCCGAGCTGGGCGAACTGGAGCTGTACTGCCAGCGCCTGGTCGACCCCGACCAGGCCCAGGAACTGCTCGTCTTCTCCGCCACACCCGGCTCACCCAGCCACGAGAAACTCCAACTCCTGTCCGCCGTACGGAACTAG
- a CDS encoding ATP-binding protein — translation MATVSPSWNYTLHLPHDPRAPGIARGALRLILAAHEMPDLAPTAELLAAELLANAHCHTKKPYAFRLLSPAPGRVRVAVWDTDPRVPPGFTSDQPPPAPDAEHGRGLHLVRACADATGVAVLRELGASKGGKLLWAECGGGGMSR, via the coding sequence ATGGCCACCGTATCCCCGTCCTGGAACTACACCCTGCATCTCCCGCACGATCCACGCGCACCGGGGATCGCGAGAGGTGCCCTGCGGCTGATCCTGGCCGCACACGAGATGCCCGACCTCGCCCCCACAGCGGAGCTGCTCGCGGCGGAACTGCTGGCGAACGCGCACTGTCACACGAAGAAGCCGTACGCCTTCCGCCTCCTCTCTCCGGCCCCCGGACGGGTCCGCGTGGCCGTCTGGGACACGGACCCCCGCGTCCCTCCCGGCTTCACCTCCGACCAACCTCCCCCCGCACCGGACGCCGAACACGGCCGCGGCCTGCACCTGGTCAGGGCCTGCGCGGACGCGACGGGCGTGGCGGTACTGCGCGAACTGGGAGCGTCGAAGGGCGGGAAGCTGCTGTGGGCGGAGTGCGGGGGCGGGGGGATGTCACGGTGA
- a CDS encoding ATP-binding protein has translation MTTITTPLIATPPVHSTDTGHRVALARSRHAPEVARRITARWLAARGVSPGSAPDVLLIVSELVTNTLRHTSGTCTLTLTAHATTVGITVTDTSTQLPRMRSDPAANEDGGRGLALLYGMGARLTVTPTLRGKAVEATYDLGGEAPHGLVE, from the coding sequence ATGACCACCATCACTACGCCACTCATCGCTACGCCACCCGTCCACAGCACCGACACCGGACACCGTGTCGCGCTGGCCCGCAGCCGTCACGCTCCTGAGGTCGCCCGAAGGATCACCGCGCGGTGGCTGGCCGCACGCGGCGTGTCTCCCGGCTCGGCGCCCGACGTACTGCTCATCGTCTCGGAGCTGGTCACCAACACCCTGCGTCACACCAGCGGCACCTGCACTCTCACGCTCACCGCGCACGCCACCACGGTCGGCATCACCGTCACCGACACCAGCACCCAGCTCCCGAGGATGCGGTCGGACCCGGCGGCGAACGAAGACGGCGGGCGTGGCCTGGCGCTGCTGTACGGCATGGGAGCCCGGCTCACCGTCACCCCGACACTCCGGGGCAAGGCGGTGGAGGCCACTTACGACCTCGGCGGTGAAGCACCCCATGGCCTCGTGGAGTGA
- a CDS encoding helix-turn-helix transcriptional regulator encodes MDRALLADFLRARREVLQPEDVGLPRGSRRRTGGLRREEVAALAGMSVDYYSRIEQQRGPVPSEQVLAGIARALHLSLGERDHLFDLAGHSAPRRQLREDHVSPTMMRIVERLADTPALVMSRFGEALLQTRPAVALLGDYTRFSGMSRYLVYRWFTDPAQRALYPAEDHDLRGRVFTVDLRAVHTAEPLGRAGEIVAALLEVSPEFAEVWRLHEVDVTHHHDLKRYRHPELGELELYCQRLIDPDQALELLVFSATPGSPSHEKLQLLPAVGAQASHDPRVLRKDFP; translated from the coding sequence ATGGACCGGGCGCTGCTGGCCGACTTTCTCCGCGCACGCCGGGAGGTGTTGCAGCCGGAGGACGTGGGGCTTCCCCGTGGTTCCCGGCGTCGTACCGGTGGGCTGCGGCGCGAGGAGGTCGCCGCGCTGGCCGGGATGTCGGTCGACTACTACAGCCGGATCGAGCAGCAGCGCGGCCCGGTGCCGTCCGAGCAGGTGCTCGCCGGAATCGCCCGCGCACTGCACCTCAGCCTGGGCGAACGCGACCACCTCTTCGACCTCGCCGGACACTCGGCGCCACGGCGGCAGTTGCGCGAGGACCACGTCAGCCCCACCATGATGCGCATCGTCGAACGGCTCGCGGACACACCGGCGTTGGTGATGTCCCGGTTCGGTGAGGCGCTGCTGCAGACCCGTCCGGCGGTCGCGCTGTTGGGCGACTACACCCGCTTCAGCGGAATGTCCCGCTACCTGGTCTACCGCTGGTTCACCGACCCGGCGCAACGCGCGCTCTACCCCGCCGAGGACCACGACCTGCGGGGCAGGGTCTTCACCGTGGACCTCCGGGCGGTGCACACGGCGGAGCCCCTGGGCAGGGCCGGTGAGATCGTCGCCGCGCTGCTGGAGGTCAGCCCCGAGTTCGCCGAGGTCTGGCGGCTGCACGAGGTGGACGTCACCCACCACCACGACCTCAAGCGCTACCGCCACCCCGAGCTGGGCGAACTGGAGCTGTACTGCCAGCGCCTGATCGACCCCGACCAGGCCCTGGAACTCCTGGTCTTCTCCGCCACACCCGGCTCCCCCAGCCACGAAAAGCTCCAACTCCTGCCCGCCGTGGGCGCTCAGGCATCGCATGACCCAAGAGTGCTTCGAAAGGATTTCCCATGA
- the sigK gene encoding ECF RNA polymerase sigma factor SigK, which produces MPSTAHEESPEPPADDAQSAEALLARVADGDKGAFTGVYEALARPVMGLACRILHDPAQAEEVTQEVMVEVWRTARRYRPERGSAKGWVLTLAHRRAVDRVRYAQAATQRERRADAVLAGREHDEVAEAVEDDDERRRAQECMARLARMYRVPLVLAYYQGLTYVEVAAALSTPAGTVKSRMRTGLRLLRDCLEAR; this is translated from the coding sequence ATGCCGAGCACAGCCCATGAGGAGTCACCCGAGCCGCCTGCCGACGACGCCCAGAGCGCCGAGGCACTGCTGGCCCGGGTCGCGGACGGTGACAAAGGCGCGTTCACCGGCGTGTACGAGGCGTTGGCGCGCCCGGTCATGGGGCTGGCCTGCCGCATCTTGCACGACCCGGCACAGGCGGAGGAGGTCACGCAGGAGGTGATGGTCGAGGTCTGGCGCACGGCCCGGCGCTACCGGCCCGAACGCGGGAGCGCCAAGGGCTGGGTGCTCACCCTCGCCCATCGCCGGGCGGTGGACCGGGTGCGTTACGCACAGGCGGCAACACAGCGTGAGCGCCGTGCGGATGCCGTGCTCGCGGGCCGCGAGCACGACGAGGTGGCCGAGGCCGTGGAAGACGACGACGAACGCCGGCGCGCCCAGGAGTGCATGGCCCGGCTCGCCCGTATGTACCGGGTCCCCCTCGTGCTGGCCTACTACCAGGGGCTGACCTACGTCGAAGTGGCGGCCGCCCTGTCCACACCGGCCGGCACCGTCAAGTCCCGGATGCGCACCGGGCTGCGCCTGCTGCGCGACTGTCTGGAGGCCCGGTGA
- a CDS encoding helix-turn-helix transcriptional regulator — MAPRPAPTARRVRLGTELRKLRERAGLTATEAAHLLGTSSGQLSNVESARFGVSPDRVRAMAGLYSCTNQPYVEALADMAAEKTRGWWWDAYREVLPSGLLTLAELEHHATAVRTAFTAHIPGMLQTAEHAREIFSQAIPAPTPPEVEHRVSHRIKRQDFVFRENPNPYSTVIHEAALHMRVGGQRVARDQLRHLIDMSLREHITLRVLPYDVGAFPGSGQSINYLCGPVPLLDTVQLDQFHGPVLLDAEAHLEKYRRLLDVVEAIALSPAKSRDLIHSIIQSL; from the coding sequence ATGGCGCCAAGGCCCGCGCCGACGGCTCGACGTGTCCGGCTCGGGACTGAGCTGCGCAAACTCCGGGAACGGGCCGGTCTGACCGCGACCGAGGCCGCGCACCTGCTCGGCACGAGTTCGGGTCAACTCAGCAACGTCGAGTCAGCCCGGTTCGGGGTGAGCCCCGATCGTGTGCGCGCGATGGCCGGCCTCTACTCCTGCACGAACCAGCCCTACGTCGAGGCCCTGGCGGACATGGCGGCCGAGAAGACACGCGGCTGGTGGTGGGATGCGTATCGCGAGGTGCTGCCATCCGGTCTGCTGACCCTCGCCGAGTTGGAGCACCACGCCACAGCCGTCCGTACCGCATTCACCGCCCACATCCCCGGCATGCTCCAGACCGCCGAGCACGCCCGGGAGATCTTCAGCCAGGCGATTCCGGCTCCCACCCCGCCTGAGGTCGAGCACCGCGTCTCGCACCGGATCAAGCGGCAGGACTTCGTGTTCCGGGAGAACCCGAACCCGTACAGCACGGTGATCCATGAGGCCGCTCTGCACATGCGGGTCGGCGGACAGCGGGTGGCACGCGATCAGCTTCGGCATCTGATCGACATGAGCCTGCGAGAGCACATCACCCTTCGTGTACTCCCCTACGACGTCGGGGCGTTCCCAGGGTCGGGCCAGTCGATCAACTACCTCTGTGGGCCCGTACCCCTACTGGACACCGTGCAGTTGGACCAGTTCCACGGTCCGGTGCTCCTCGATGCCGAGGCGCATCTGGAGAAGTACCGGCGCCTCCTGGACGTCGTGGAGGCCATCGCCCTCAGTCCCGCGAAGTCCCGCGATCTGATCCACTCCATCATCCAAAGCCTGTGA
- a CDS encoding LLM class F420-dependent oxidoreductase: MRISVTIFLTDETITPTRLARELEARGFAGLYLPEHTHIPVERVTPYPAGGELPREYGRTLDPFVALGQAAAVTDRLGLGTGITLVAQHDPIDLAKQIATLDHLSGGRFTLGLGFGWNVEEAADHGVEWRTRRELVRDRMALMHALWADEPTAYDGEFGSVRASHAFPKPVQKRTLVGGAAGPKLFSHICEYADGWLPIGGRGLSESLPVLRTAWADAGRDPAALQVVPYAVFPNPGKLAHYAELGIEEVVVQLPPAGEGEVLKALDEYDRYVQDGMGDV, encoded by the coding sequence ATGCGTATTTCCGTGACGATCTTCCTCACCGACGAGACCATCACCCCGACCCGGCTCGCCCGTGAGCTGGAGGCGCGGGGCTTCGCCGGGCTGTATCTGCCCGAGCACACCCACATCCCCGTCGAGCGGGTCACCCCCTACCCGGCGGGCGGCGAACTGCCGCGCGAGTACGGCCGTACCCTCGACCCCTTCGTCGCGCTCGGCCAGGCCGCCGCCGTCACCGATCGGCTCGGTCTCGGCACCGGCATCACGCTCGTCGCCCAGCACGACCCGATCGACCTGGCCAAGCAGATCGCCACCCTCGACCACCTCTCCGGCGGCCGCTTCACGCTCGGGCTCGGCTTCGGGTGGAACGTCGAGGAAGCCGCCGACCACGGCGTCGAGTGGCGGACCCGGCGTGAGCTCGTCCGGGACCGGATGGCGCTCATGCACGCCCTCTGGGCGGACGAACCGACCGCCTACGACGGGGAGTTCGGGAGTGTCAGGGCCAGTCACGCCTTCCCCAAGCCCGTCCAGAAGCGGACCCTGGTGGGCGGCGCCGCCGGGCCCAAGCTGTTCTCCCACATCTGCGAGTACGCCGACGGCTGGCTGCCCATCGGCGGACGCGGCCTGAGCGAGTCCCTGCCCGTGCTGCGCACCGCCTGGGCCGACGCGGGCCGCGACCCGGCGGCGCTGCAGGTGGTGCCGTACGCCGTCTTCCCGAACCCCGGCAAACTCGCGCACTACGCCGAGCTCGGCATCGAGGAGGTCGTGGTGCAGTTGCCGCCGGCCGGGGAGGGCGAGGTGCTGAAGGCGCTCGACGAGTATGACCGTTATGTCCAGGACGGCATGGGTGATGTGTGA
- a CDS encoding DUF397 domain-containing protein — translation MTTHAWRKSSYCQEGEACVHISTDPDGVHLTDSDAAQTIVTVTPAAFTALLDHLKSL, via the coding sequence ATGACCACCCACGCCTGGCGGAAGTCGTCCTACTGCCAAGAGGGCGAAGCCTGTGTCCACATATCCACCGACCCCGACGGAGTCCACCTCACCGACTCCGACGCCGCTCAGACCATCGTCACCGTCACCCCCGCCGCCTTCACCGCCCTGCTCGACCACCTCAAGTCACTCTGA
- a CDS encoding NAD(P)/FAD-dependent oxidoreductase, with protein sequence MTTTHVTIIGAGLGGLTLARVLHVHGIPSTVYEAESSPTARSQGGMLDIHEYNGQLALQAAGLMDEFRGLILAGREATRLVDRDGTVLFDHPDDGTGGRPEVQRGELRRVLLDSLPPGTVRWDHKVSGTRALGEGRHEVTFADGTSVVTDLLVGADGAWSRVRPLLSAATPEYTGMSCVEVYLHDSDTRHPASAKVVGGGALFVLAPGKGFVTHRERGGNLHTYVMLRQPQDWFADIDFTDSAAAIARIAREFDGWAPELTALITDADTAPVLRHLSALPVEHRWERVPGVTLIGDAAHVAAPNGEGANLAMFDGAELAQALAAHPDDIETALTEYERAMFPRSAETADEGTELYAIMFGDDTPHALISEFTAERQDG encoded by the coding sequence ATGACCACCACCCACGTCACGATCATCGGCGCCGGACTCGGCGGCCTCACGCTCGCCCGCGTCCTGCACGTCCACGGCATCCCTTCCACCGTCTACGAGGCGGAGTCCTCTCCGACGGCGCGTTCCCAGGGCGGGATGCTCGACATACACGAGTACAACGGGCAGTTGGCCCTCCAGGCGGCCGGCCTGATGGACGAGTTCCGCGGCCTGATCCTGGCGGGCCGCGAGGCGACGCGGCTGGTCGACCGGGACGGGACGGTCCTGTTCGACCACCCCGACGACGGCACCGGCGGCCGCCCCGAGGTGCAGCGCGGCGAGCTGCGGCGGGTCCTGCTGGACTCGCTGCCGCCCGGCACGGTCCGCTGGGACCACAAGGTCAGCGGCACCCGTGCGCTCGGCGAGGGCCGCCACGAGGTGACCTTCGCCGACGGCACCTCGGTCGTCACCGATCTGCTGGTCGGCGCGGACGGCGCGTGGTCACGGGTACGGCCGCTGCTCTCCGCCGCGACCCCCGAGTACACCGGCATGTCCTGCGTCGAGGTGTACCTGCACGACTCCGACACCCGGCACCCGGCCAGCGCGAAGGTGGTCGGCGGCGGGGCGCTGTTCGTGCTCGCACCGGGCAAGGGCTTCGTGACGCACCGGGAGCGGGGCGGCAACCTGCACACGTACGTGATGCTCAGGCAGCCGCAGGACTGGTTCGCGGACATCGACTTCACCGACTCGGCCGCGGCCATCGCCCGGATCGCGCGGGAGTTCGACGGCTGGGCACCGGAACTCACCGCGCTGATCACCGACGCCGACACCGCCCCGGTGCTGCGTCACCTCTCCGCCCTGCCCGTGGAGCACCGGTGGGAGCGGGTACCGGGAGTGACGCTGATCGGCGACGCCGCCCACGTCGCCGCCCCGAACGGCGAGGGCGCCAACCTCGCCATGTTCGACGGCGCGGAGCTCGCCCAGGCCCTCGCGGCCCACCCCGACGACATCGAGACCGCGCTCACCGAGTACGAACGCGCCATGTTCCCCCGCAGCGCCGAAACGGCCGACGAGGGCACGGAGCTCTACGCCATCATGTTCGGCGACGACACACCACACGCCCTGATCAGCGAGTTCACGGCGGAGAGGCAGGACGGCTGA